From Aristaeella lactis, the proteins below share one genomic window:
- a CDS encoding RNA polymerase sigma factor, whose product MSGKTTRETVTQPVPDFDRLLEQYQTAVLRVCYLYLCDRSQAEDAVQETFLKVYRNLDSFRGESSEKTWIMKIAMRVCYDMNHSGWYRLINRHVTPEMLPEASVPFEEKDDALTHAVIRLPIRLREVILLYYYQGLKVNEVAEALGISQPSVSQRLKRGREKLKDALEGRELDE is encoded by the coding sequence TTGAGCGGGAAAACAACCCGGGAAACTGTAACGCAGCCGGTTCCTGATTTTGACAGGCTGCTGGAACAGTACCAGACGGCGGTCCTGCGTGTGTGCTATCTGTACCTGTGTGACCGGTCACAGGCAGAGGACGCGGTGCAGGAGACGTTCCTTAAGGTGTACAGGAACCTGGACAGCTTCAGGGGCGAAAGCAGCGAGAAAACCTGGATCATGAAGATTGCCATGCGGGTGTGCTATGACATGAATCATTCAGGCTGGTACCGGCTGATCAACCGCCATGTTACACCGGAGATGCTTCCGGAAGCCTCCGTGCCGTTTGAGGAAAAAGACGATGCGCTGACCCATGCCGTGATCCGGCTGCCGATCCGGCTGCGGGAAGTGATCCTCCTGTATTACTACCAGGGACTGAAGGTCAACGAAGTCGCGGAAGCACTCGGGATTTCCCAGCCGTCCGTTTCACAAAGACTGAAACGGGGACGGGAAAAGCTGAAGGACGCGCTGGAAGGGAGGGAGCTTGATGAGTGA